GAGCTAATCGAGCGAACCGATTACGAGAGCGATTCCATATGAGTTGGTGGAGATCAAGTGGAAGAACAACTCGAAAAAGTGTTGTTTGGTTTGGGTTTTAAACCCGAGGAATTAGACCGATCGTTGAGCACATTCTCCGGTGGTTGGCGCATGCGTGTAGAGCTCGCCAAGCTGTTACTGGCTAAACACGACCTGCTGTTACTTGATGAGCCAACGAACCACCTGGATATCGGGGCCATTCTTTGGCTCGAGGACTTTCTTCAAGAACACGAAGGAGTAATCATGATGATCTCCCACGATCGTCAGGTCCCGGATGCTGTTACTAAACGAACCATCGAAATAGTGAACGGAAGTATCGAGGACTATTCGGCCCCTTATTCAAAGTATCTCGTCCTTCGCGAAGAGCGCCGCGAGAAGCTGATGCAAGCGAAAAAGAATCAGGACAAAGAGATCGATCGCCAAAAGGAACTCATCGAAAAGTTTAGATACAAGGATTCCAAAGCGTCCTTTGCGCAATCGTTGATCAAGAAGTTGGAAAAGATGGAGCGTATCGAAGTTGATGATTATCATCAGAAATCGGTCCGATTCCAGTTTCCCGAGGTGCCCCGCAGTGGTAAGGACGTTCTCAAACTCGATAAGATCGGGAAGAAGTACGGTGATCGCCGGGTACTTAGCGACGTGAATTTCGAACTGCTCCGAGGTGATCGCCGGGCGTTTGTGGGGCAGAACAGACAGGGTAAAACCACCTTGGCTA
This portion of the Flavobacteriales bacterium genome encodes:
- a CDS encoding ABC-F family ATP-binding cassette domain-containing protein; translation: MEEQLEKVLFGLGFKPEELDRSLSTFSGGWRMRVELAKLLLAKHDLLLLDEPTNHLDIGAILWLEDFLQEHEGVIMMISHDRQVPDAVTKRTIEIVNGSIEDYSAPYSKYLVLREERREKLMQAKKNQDKEIDRQKELIEKFRYKDSKASFAQSLIKKLEKMERIEVDDYHQKSVRFQFPEVPRSGKDVLKLDKIGKKYGDRRVLSDVNFELLRGDRRAFVGQNRQGKTTLAKIFVGALRADAGDRSLGTNVHLAYYAQDQAESLDPNQTVLESVESVAPNDVRPKVRSMLGAFIFIED